The Candidatus Cloacimonadota bacterium genome includes the window TAGAATTAGTTTGGACAATTAATTCAGTTGCTTCATCGTCCAAAATCTTTTCCGAAACTATATCAATTTGCATATAAGCTTTTATTAATTATTTACATTTTATTAATTTTCAAGCACCAATGAGAGCACATTTTGCATATTTTCAACTGGGATAATATTTAAACCTTTCTTAATTTGTTTTGGGATTTCAACTAATTCTTTATAATTTTTCTTTGGAATGATAACGCTATTAATTTTAGAGCGTTGGGCTGCCACAAGTTTTTCTTCTAATCCACCTATCGGTAATACATCTCCCATCAAAGTAATCTCACCTGTCATTGCATAATCAGCTCTTACTTTTTTCTCTGAAAGTGCAGAAATAATTGCAGTAGCCATAGTAATTCCCGCAGATGGTCCATCTTTTGGAATAGCACCTTCAGGTATATGAATATGTATATCTTTATTTCTATAAAAATTCTTTTCTATCTCAAATTCTGAGTAGTGGGCTCGGGCATAACTTAATGCTGCATTTGCAGATTCTTTCATAACATCACCCAATTTGCCTGTAAGCATAAGCTTGCCTTTTCCTTCAAGGAGTGCAACTTCTATTTGTAAAATAACACCTCCAACTGGTGTCCACGCCAGCCCATTAGCAACTCCAATTTTACTCTCTTTATTAATCTCTGCATAGGAAAATTTTTCTACCCCAAGATATTTTGACAAATTTCTATTGTTAACTTTAAATCTCTTTATAGATTTATCATTTAAATAACTTCTTACAATTTTTCGTAAAATAGAAGCGATATTTCTCTCTAACTCCCTTACTCCTGCTTCTCTTGTATAATTCCCTATTATAGACAAGATAGCATTCTCGGAAAATTCTACTTTAATATCCTTGTCAAGCCCGTGGTTTTTAAACTGTTTTGGCATTAAAAAGCCTTGAGCAATTTTTTGTTTCTCAAATTCAGTATAACCTGGCAGAGTTATTACTTCCATTCTATCCCTCAGAGGAACTGGAATTGAATAAAGATCATTAGCAGTCGTAATAAAAAGCACCTGTGACAAATCATAACCTATCTCAAGATAATGGTCGTGAAATTCAAAATTTTGTTCCGGATCCAATACTTCTAATAGGGCAGCGGATGGGTCTCCTCTAAAGTCCATACTCATCTTGTCAACCTCATCAAGCATAATTACTGGATTTTTTGTTCCAACTCTTTTCATAGCTTGAATTATTATTCCAGGCATTGCACCAATATATGTTTTACGATGACCTCTGATTTCTGCTTCATCTCGAACTCCACCTAAAGACATGCGTGAAAATTTTCTCTCCAAGGCTCTTGCAATAGATTGTCCTAAAGAAGTCTTACCTACGCCAGGAGGTCCGACAAAACAAAGAATTTGTCCTTTAACTTTATCAACCATCTTTAGTACAGCAATATATTCTATGATTCGTTCCTTAATCTTTTTCAGCCCATAATGGTCCTCATTCAATATTCTTTCAGCTCTTTTTAAATTAAACTCTTTTGACTTAGCGGTATCTCCCCAGGGAAGGTCAACAATCCAATTTAAATAATTTAATGAAACTGTATATTCAGGTGACATTCTATTTGTTCGTTTCAGTTTGCTTAATTCATAATTAACCTTCTTCCTGGCTTCTTCTGTAAGTTGCAATTTTTTTATCTTTTTTTCTATTTCTTTGATTTCAACATTCTCACCTTCAGTAAGACCTAATTCTTTCT containing:
- the lon gene encoding endopeptidase La; its protein translation is MDLIIRGKKVKSGDVLPVIPMRNLVIFPRMIVPLVIGRSKSIKATEKAFESNKLFFCITQRSPETQDPQRNDLYKIGVICQIIQLLKMPDTTIRVLVEGIKRARIVKYNNQKDLITSKLEMVESTYIPESPEHSALIKTLETEFKDYAKLSRSFPEDVLITLENLDDLDDKVDFIAANIELNIDKKQQLLELPLLRRIFYLIEMLSKEVEILKIRKKIAGEVRSKLTKTQREYFLNQELKVIQKELGLTEGENVEIKEIEKKIKKLQLTEEARKKVNYELSKLKRTNRMSPEYTVSLNYLNWIVDLPWGDTAKSKEFNLKRAERILNEDHYGLKKIKERIIEYIAVLKMVDKVKGQILCFVGPPGVGKTSLGQSIARALERKFSRMSLGGVRDEAEIRGHRKTYIGAMPGIIIQAMKRVGTKNPVIMLDEVDKMSMDFRGDPSAALLEVLDPEQNFEFHDHYLEIGYDLSQVLFITTANDLYSIPVPLRDRMEVITLPGYTEFEKQKIAQGFLMPKQFKNHGLDKDIKVEFSENAILSIIGNYTREAGVRELERNIASILRKIVRSYLNDKSIKRFKVNNRNLSKYLGVEKFSYAEINKESKIGVANGLAWTPVGGVILQIEVALLEGKGKLMLTGKLGDVMKESANAALSYARAHYSEFEIEKNFYRNKDIHIHIPEGAIPKDGPSAGITMATAIISALSEKKVRADYAMTGEITLMGDVLPIGGLEEKLVAAQRSKINSVIIPKKNYKELVEIPKQIKKGLNIIPVENMQNVLSLVLEN